The genomic stretch AACTCAGGAAGCGCATGATTCTACACAGTCGGATCGGCTTTTCCTCCTCCCAAGCCCGGTTCAGATCAGGGCGGTCGCCAATGACCGCCCTTTTTGTCGGCCCTTGCTGGGGCTTTCTCCGAAAGTCGAGCGTCATTTTCGCGGATATGCTCAAGCAGGTCCGCTTGCCATCGCTGCCGTCATTTGCGATGCCTTTGCCCGAGCCAAATCCTGAAAAATCAGTCGGGGATATCCGCCATGACCGAGCAAAGAACCGCCATCGTGACCGGCGCCGGCACGGGCATCGGCAAGAGCGTCGCCACGGCGCTACTCAAGGCCGGCTGGAACACGGTGTTCTGCGGCCGCCGCAAAGCGGTGCTGGACGCCGCGGTCGCCGAAGCCGGCCGGACCGAGGCCAAGGCCCTGGCGGTCGCTTGCGACATCAGCAAGGCCAGTGAAGTCGACGATCTGTTCGAGACGGTGGCGGAAGCCTTTGGCCGCGTCGACCTGCTCTTCAATAATGCCGGCATGGGCTACAAGTCGACGCCGATCGACGAGATCCCGGTCGAGGTGTGGAACGATATCGTCGGCGTCAATCTCACCGGCTCGTTCCTGTGCGCCCGCGCCGCCTTCGGCGCCATGCGCAAGCAGCGGCCGATGGGTGGGCGCATCATCAACAACGGTTCGGTGTCGGCCTATGCGCCGCGCCCGGGCTCGGTTCCCTATACGGCGACCAAGCATGCCATCACCGGACTGACCAAGACGCTGGCGCTCGACGGCCGTCCCTACGACATCGCCTGCGGCCAGATCGACATCGGCAACGCCCTGACCGACATGGCGCAGCCGATGACCGTCGGCGTGCCGCAGGCCAATGGCTCGATATCAGCCGAAGCGGTGATGGATGTCCAGCACGTCGCCGATGCCGTCGTCCATATGGCCAGCCTGCCGCTCGAGGCCAATGTGCTGTTCATGACCGTAATGGCGACCAAGATGCCGTTCGTCGGGCGCGGGTGAACAGCGGACGCTGGAGGCACCACCGGCCTATTTGCCTGCCAGCGGCACGCCGGGCTTGAAAAGCAGAATGGGTCGGATCTCGTA from Mesorhizobium sp. 113-3-3 encodes the following:
- a CDS encoding SDR family oxidoreductase yields the protein MTEQRTAIVTGAGTGIGKSVATALLKAGWNTVFCGRRKAVLDAAVAEAGRTEAKALAVACDISKASEVDDLFETVAEAFGRVDLLFNNAGMGYKSTPIDEIPVEVWNDIVGVNLTGSFLCARAAFGAMRKQRPMGGRIINNGSVSAYAPRPGSVPYTATKHAITGLTKTLALDGRPYDIACGQIDIGNALTDMAQPMTVGVPQANGSISAEAVMDVQHVADAVVHMASLPLEANVLFMTVMATKMPFVGRG